Sequence from the Luteibacter aegosomaticola genome:
GTCGTATGTGCGATCTCGTCACCCGCGCAAGCGAAGTAATCGCGATCCGGGATCACGAGGTCAGCGAGCTGGCCTTCGGCGATGCGCCCCTTCTTGCCTTCCTCGTTCGAGAACCAGGTGACGTTTTCGGTCCACATCCGCAGCGCCTCTTCGCGGTCGAGGCAGTTACGTTCCGGGTAAAGCCGCAAACCGCCCACCGTGCGTCCGTTCGTCAGCCACGACAGCGATACCCAGGGGTTATAGGAAGCCACGCGCGTTGCATCGGTACCCGCCGACACCTTGACGCCCGCTTCCATGATCTTGCGCACAGGCGGCGTGGCGGCCGCGGCACCGATGCCGTAGCGCTCCACGAAATACTCGCCCTGGTACGCCATGCGGTGCTGCACGGCGATACCGCCGCCCAGTGCCGCGATGCGCTCGATGGATCGGTCGGAGACCGTTTCCGCATGGTCGAAGAACCAGTGGATGCCCTCGAGCGGGATGTCCTGGTTCACCTTCTCGAAGACATCCAGCGCGCGGCTGATGGTTTCGTCGTAGGTGGCATGCATGCGCCACGGCCAGCGGTTGCGCGCGAGCACGCGTACCACTTCTTCCAGATCACCTTCCATCTCGGGCCCCACGTCCGGGCGCGGCTGACGGAAGTCCTCGAAATCAGCCGCGGAGAACACCAGCATCTCACCGGCGCCGTTGTGGCGGAAATAGTCATCACCCTGCTGGTACGTCACCGAGCGGGTCCAGGCCACGAAATCGTCCTTTTCCTTCTTCGGCTTCTGGGTGAACAGGTTGTACGCGATACGCAGCGTGAGCTGGTTATCCTCGGCCAGCTGGCGCACCACCGCATAGTCATCCGGCCAGTTCTGCGACCCGCCGCCGGCATCAATGCATCCGGTGACGCCAAGCCGGTTGAGCTCGCGCATGAAGTGCCGGGTTGAGTTCACCTGGTACTCGAACGGCAGCGTCGGGCCCTTGGCGAGCGTGGCATAGAGAATCGTGGCGTTGGGCTTGGCCAGGAGCATGCCGGTGGGGTTGCCACTCGCATCGCGCAGGATCTCGCCGCCCGGCGGGTTCGGCGTATCCCGCGTGTACCCGCACACGCGCATGGCCGCGCCGTTCAACAAGGCGCGATCGTACAGGTGCAGGATAAACACCGGCGTATCCGGCGCGGCCGCGTTGAGCTCTTCGATCGTCGGCAGGCGCTTCTCGGCGAACTGGTGTTCGGTAAACCCACCGACCACGCGCACCCACTGCGGCGGCGGCGTGATCTCCACCTGCCGGCGCAGCATGCGCATGGCGTCCGCCAGGCTGGGCACGCCATCCCAACGCAGTTCCATGTTGTAGTTCAGGCCACCACGGATCAGGTGCAGGTGGTTGTCGATCAAACCCGGCAACACGCGCCGACCACCCACGTCGATGACGCGCGTCGCCGGCCCGGCGAGCGCGAGGATCTCGCGGTCGTCTCCCAACACAACGAAACGGCCTTCACGGATGGCGACCGCACTCACCGTCGGGCGGCGGCGGTCGAGCGTGGTGAACAGGCCTCGGTGCAGGATGAGGTCCGGGGCGGGTGCATGCGCCATGGGCAGGGTTCCAGCGAAAGTCAGGCGGGGTCGTCGTTTGACGGTTTGGTGTCGCGCTCGGTGATCGCGAAGCTCTTCGCGTGCCACAGGCTGGCCCACGCATCCGGGTGGCCCTTGACCCAGGCCACCGCGGCTTCACCGGCCAGCATGCCGAGCAGGCCGATCAGCGCGATCATCGGCGGCGCCGGCGAGCGCACGCCAAACATGCCGTACGCCACGCCTACGCCCAGCCCGAACACCAGCGAAACGATGTACGGCGCCATGGCCTTAACCCGCTTCAGACGCATGTTCGCCGAGCGCCCACTTGGAGAAGCGCACCTGGATGCCGTACGGCGTGAGGTCGCGCAGGATATCCATCACCCCCTCGTAGGTACCCGAGCGCGCCCAGTCCTGCTGCAGCTCGAACACGAACTGCAGCGAGGTGATCGGCACCGCGCCCGCCTGGACCATGCGCTGCACCGCGCGCTCATGCGCTTCCACGCTGGTGTCGCCGCACGCGTCGGTCACCACCAGCACCTCGTAGCCTTCGCGCAGCAGGTCGAGCGTCGGGAAGTTCACGCAGGCGCCGGTCCACAGGCCCGCGATCACGATGCGCTTGCGACCGGTGGCTGCGATGGCCTTGCGGAAGTCTTCATTGAGCCACGAGTTGATCGACGTGCGATCGATCAGCGGCTGGCCGGGGAAGATACCCTCGGTCACTTCCGGCATGAACGGGCCGGAGAAGCTGTCCTTCGCCACCGTGGTCAGAACAGTCGGCACGTTGAAGAGCTTCGCGGCACGCGCAAGGATCTGAACGTTATCGACGATGCTCTTACGGTCATGGCTCTGCACGCCCTGGAACATCGCGGGCTGGAAATCGATAAGCGTGAGCGCGCAGCTCGCCGGCGTGAGCAGTTCGGTAAACGACATGAAATAAAGCCTCTGGGGTGGGGTCGCGGGACGTGCGTTGCGATGGAGCCACGATAGGCAAAGCGGCTCAGCGTGCCTTGAACTTTTGTCCGCGCCCTATGCGCCAACCGCTTCAGATCAACTGATTCACGCGCCACGCGTGGGGCGTGGTGTCATACGCGCGCTTGAACGCGCGGGTGAAATGAGCCTGGTCGTTGAAACCGCAGGCCATGGCGATATCGGCGATCGCTTCATCAGAATGGCTTAAGCGGTGGCACGCGTGCTCAAGCCGGCGGTGGTGCCGCCAGCGGTGCGGGCTTTCGCCAAAGGTGACTTTGAACGCCCGGGTGAAGTACCCGCGCGAAAGGCGGCACGCTGCGGCGAGGTCGACGATCGCGAGCGGCGCGTCGAGATGAGCGAGTGCCACGTCGTTAACGACGCGTACCTGCCACGCGGCAAGACCACTCGTCTCGCGCGCTGGCGTAGGGGCGCCATCGCGGTGGATGCGCAACGCCTCGGCGATGTAGCGTGCGCACGCGGCGCGATCGACGCCTTTCAGGTCGTCCAGCTGGCGCAGGGCTTGCGAGAGCAAGGCCTGCACGAGGCCGACGGAGCCACGCCCCGCATCGGCCCGTAACGCGGGCGCGGTCGTTTCTGCTTGCATCGGTGGGGCCTTCTACACTGCCTGAAGACGTACCGGATGCTATAGACGCCCTTCCCCCACGTGACCCCCTAGATGGGGGGATGCTGCGAAAACTAGGCTTCCGATGACACCGTCGCGCCCTTGCCTGCCCGCTTCCCCAGCAGGCTCAGAAGCAAGGCGCCGACCGGCAACACGCCACCCAACACGCATACGCCGAACCACCCCGCGTGATGCCAGGCCGTCGCCCCCAGCAGCGAGCCGAGCGCGCCACCCACGAACATGGTGGTCATGAACAAGGTGTTGAGCCGGCTCTTGTACTCAGGATGCAGGCCGTAGATCAGGTGCTGGTTCGAAACGAGCGCGATCTGCACACCGAAGTCGAGCACGATCACGCCAAGGATCAGGCCGACCAGCCCCGGCACCAGACCAAACAGCAACCACGAAGCCAGGGCCGCGGCCGCACCCAATGCGATTACCGGTGCCGGGCCACGTCGATCGGCGACGCGACCGGCGATCGGTGCCATCGCCACGCCCACGGCACCGACGATACCGAACAAGCCGGCCGACGCCGCACCCAGGTTGAGCGGCGGCTCGGCAAGGCGCATGGCCAGCGTCGTCCAGAAGGCGGAGAACGACGCGAACAGCAAGGCCTGCGTGAAGGCGGCCTTGCGCAGCACCGGCTCATCACGCCACAGATGGATGAGCGAGGCGAGCACCTGCCCGTACCGCAGCGGGTGTGCCGGATGGTGCTCGGGCAAGCGCCGCGCCATCAGCCACGCGCCCAACAGGGCCACGGGAACGGATAGCCAGAACATGGCACGCCAGCCAGCCACGCTCGAAACGATGCCCGCGAGCGTGCGGCTCAACAGGATGCCGGTAAACAAGCCGCTCATCACCGTACCGATCGCGGCGCCACGACGTGCCGGTTCGGCCAGGATCGCGGCGAACGGGACGATCTGCTGCGCCACGGTCGCGCCCGCGCCAACCAGTACCGATGCGACGGCCAGCACACCCAGTCCCGGAGCAAGCGCCGTCAGCACCAGCGCCACGGCCAGCAGCACGAACTGCACGACGATGAGCCGGCGCCGTTCCAGCATGTCGCCGAGGGGCAACAGGAACAGCAGGCCGGCCGCGTAACCCAGCTGGGTCAGGGTCGGAATCCAGCCAGCCACCCGCGGATCACCCAGCGACGCCGACATCACCCCGAGCATGGGCTGGTTGTAATAGATATTGGCCACGGCAAGGCCGGTGGCAAGCGCCATCGCGAACAGCGTGGCGCGAGTGAGCCCGCTGGCGGGGCCGGTACGCGTAGTCATGGAAACGTTCCGCTGGAATCAGGTAAGCATAGTGGGGATCGGAGCGTGCGGCGGCTTGCACACGCGGCACCGGATTAGCGAAACCATGGCCTCGCACGCAGCCGCGCCACCGTGCGCTCAGGCAACCAGTAAGCGACGGGGCCGGGAACCCGCAACACCGCCTGCGTCCCACGCGGCGAGAGTGGGCGGATGCGCAGCCGGCTGGCGAGTTTCTCGGCGCGCTCGCGCATGCCCACCAGGCCGAACGAGGGCCGGCTCGCGGCCTCGCGCGGCGCATCGATGCCCTTGCCATCATCGCGCACCACCACTTCGAACCAGCGGCGCCCGAAGTGCATCTGCACGCTCACCGTCGTCGCTTCGGCGTGGCGCACGGCATTGCCGACCAGCTCGAACACGATGGCTTCGATATCATCATCGGCTGCGGGGTTCAGCGAACGTGCCATGCCACTTACGTCAACATCGACACGAACGCCGTCCGCACCATCGATATGTGCGACCCACGCCTTGAGGCGCTCCGGCAAGGTGCTCGCATCGCCGCGCGCGCCCCGCAGCCCGACGATCTTGCGCCGCCCTTCCACCAGGGCGTCCTGCGTCGCACGCATCGCGTTTTCCAGTTTGGCACGCGCGTCGGCATCATCCACCGCATCGGCCGCCACCTTCACCCGCAGCAAGACGCCTTGCAGGCTTTGTAGCAACGTGTCGTGCAATTCGCGGGCAATCCGCTCACGCTCAAGCAGGCGCGCGCAGATGAGGATGCCAAGGCTGCGCAACCGCCACAGGTAAGCGAGGTACAGGAGTCCGAGAACAGCCAGTACCACGAGGCCGTGGAACCAGGTGGTCTGCCACGCATACGGCGTGATCCGGATCACCTGTGATGCCGCCGTGGCCGACCACACCCCATCCTCGTTCGCTGCCTTGACGAAGAAGCGGTACTCGCCAGGACCCAGGTTCGTATAGGTCACGTGGCGGACGTTACCGGCATCCTGCCATTCGGTATCGACGCCATCGAGCCGATGCATGAATTGCGCCCGGCCGGGAACGCCCAGCACCGGTGCCGAGTATTCGATATCCAGCCGCCGCGTGCCTGCCGGAAGCACCTCTGACGCACCAGGCGCCTCACCGTTGATTTTCGACACCACGGCGACCGGCGCGATGCGGTTGCGCACGAGTCTCGCCGTATCCACGGAGGCCAGGCCGGTATCGCCAGCGATCCACAGGGTGCTCCCCGCCCCCGGCACGATCGAAGGGGCCGGACGCTCGTCGCTGATGCCTGGCAAGCCGTCGCGCTCATCGAAACGCTCGAAGGCCACCCGCGTCGCCGGTGCCTTTCGCCAGGCCACCAGTGCATCGGGCGCCACCCGATAGAGGCCACGAACCGTCTTGACCCACAGCGAGCCATCGCCCTGCTCCACAATGCCCGTGGCATCGCGCAGCGGCTCGTCGCCGCGCACGCGGAGCGTCTGTACAGGGCGCCCCGGCATGACGAACTGGACGCCTTCCTGCCCTGCGATCCAGGTGCCGCCGGCATGCGGCCACAATGCGAACACCTGGCCGACGGCAATCCCGTCGCGCGCATCCAGTACGTGCACGTCGCTGCCATCATCTTCGAGCCATGCGAGCTTGTTGCCGCTGTAGCCGATCCAGAGGCCATGATCGGTACGCCGTGCGATCGACAACGCGTAATCCGGCCGATCGGGCAAGCCTGCCGCCGCGGCGAACTGGCGTGTCTCGCCATCGGCGTAGCGGAACGCCGAATCCGAGAGTCCCCAGATCGACCCATCCCGCGCCTGGGCCACGCCCAGGTAGCGAAGCATCCCGGTGCGACCTTCCGGATGGATCGGCACCGACACCGCACGCTCACCATCCAGATGGACGATGCCATCCTGCCCGCCCATCAGGATCGAACCATCCAGCGCCGTCGCCGCCGACGTGACATGGATCAGATCGACGGGCCACGTTTTCAGCGTGACGCCATGCGATGCCACCGTGCCGTCCATGCGGCCTTCCCAGAGGACGCCCTTGCCATCCACGGCAATGGCTGGAAAGACCGTTTCGCCCGGCATCGCCACGCGGCGGAACGTGCCCAGGCGGAACTGATCGACACTCGACGTGGTGGCAACCCACATATTGCCTTCGCGATCCGGGAACACCGAGACCGCTTGCGCTCCGCCCAGCCCATCGCGCATGCCGTAGTTCTCCACTACGGGTTTGCCGCCCGGGACGGGCCATGACGCGCGCTGTAACCCGACAGACGTGCCAACCCATAGCGCGCCCTCGCTGTCGACGTGCGTATCGGACATGATGCTTTCGGGATCGCGCCACTGCGAATGCAGGCGGCCGAGTCGTCCGTCATAGGCTTCGTCGATCGTGGCAGCCGTCACGACATGCGTCGACGGCGCAACGCGCCACGCCGCGTCACGACCGATGATCCATAACGCGCCATCCTTGCCGCGAACCCCCTGGATGAACCGCTGGTTGGGCGGCGCACCGAGTGCAAGCCGCTGCCAGCGTCCATCCTCGAACTGGTAAGCCCCTCGCGTACTCACCGCCCACAGTGACCCATCGTCGAGCTGGGTCAGGTACATCACCGTGGCGCGCGCAGGCTCGACGTCGTAACTGGTGATCGCGCCGTCCTTGATCCGGGTCACGTAGCCACGCCGGTCGCCGATCCAGAGGGAGCCATCCGGCGTCCCGACCATCGTCATGATCTCGCGATGGGGCAGTTTGCCCGAGAGGCTGCCATCGAAGCTGACGCCATCAAAGCGATAGAGGCCGGTGACGCCGCCGAGCCAGAGAAAGCCATCGCGATCCTGCGCCATCGCGCGGATCTCCGCGGGCGCCCCATCCTTCGCGGTGAACACCGTGTGCTGCCAGCGGGTGATCGGCGTGACCTCGCCTGGCGCAGCCCAGCCCGGGTGCACCACAACGAACAACAACAGCAGAGCCAGCAAGGCCCGGGATAAACCTGCCATGGGGGTCACTGGCTGAAAGGATGACTGGCTACAAACGAGGTACCATTTTGACGCTGCGCAACAATCCCATCTAGCCTATCCGCGCCGCCCTCTTCAAACCGCGATAGGAATCGACAACGCCAAGTCCCTGCCCGACCGCCGATGAACGCCCCACCGCTCCGCCTCCTGGTCGTCGACGACCACCCCCTGTTCCGCGCCGGTGTCGTCGCCATGCTCGCGAGCGAGGCCGGCCTGCAGGTGGTCGCCGAAGCAGGCACCGGCCACGAGGCAGTCGAAGCCTTCCGCCAGCACCGGCCCGACCTGGTCGTGACCGACCTGATGCTGCCGGACATGGATGGAGACCGCGTCACCGCGGCGGTCCGCGCGATCGACCCGGAGGCACGGGTGCTCGTCCTCACGACCTACCCCGGCGATGCTGCCGCGCGGCGCGCGCTGGATGCCGGTGCGCTGGGCTACCTGCTCAAGACCTCGCTCGTCGACGACCTCGTGTCGACCGTCCGCGCGGTCGCCGCTGGGCAGCGCCGGGTCTCCCCCGAGGTGGCCCAGCAACTCGCCGAACACCACGGTGGGTCCGTGCTGAGCGAGCGCGAGATCGACGTGCTACGCGGCGTCGCCGACGGCCTGGAGAACAAGCAGATCGCCCAGCGGCTCGGCCTGTCCGCCGATACCGTGAAGGAATACCTTTCCAACGCGATGGGTAAGCTACACGCGACCAACCGCGCACACGCGCTATCGATCGCCCTGACCCGCGGCTTCCTGCGCTGAGCGATCAGCGCACCGCGTGGCGCGGCACGGTCACCTTGAACTCCACGCCCTCTTCGACGTTCTGCGCCACCACCGAGCCACCGTGCGCACGCACGAACTGGTCGACGATGTACAAACCCAGGCCCAGGCCACGGCTCTGGTGGAAACTGCCCTTGAACGGCTCGAAGATCCGCTGCACGAGGTTCGCCGGCAGCACGCCGGCATTGCGGACGCTCAGCTGCACGGTCGCGGTATCGCTGCCGTCCACGCTCAGCACGATCGGCGTACTGCCCAACGCGTACTGCACCGCGTTACCCAGCAGGTTCGACAGCACCTGCGCCATGCGTGTGGAGTCGAAATAGCCCAGGGTATCGCCGCGCGTGGTGACTTCGATCGCGCGGGTCGGGTTGGCCTGGCGCGTCTCTTCCGCCACGGTCTCCGCAAGCGCCCCCAGGTCATGGTTCGCCAGCTCGAGGCGGACCACGCCGGAGCGGATCCGCGAGAAGTCGAGCAGCTGGTCGATCATCCGCGCCATGCGCCGCGCGCTCGTTTCCACATGGTGCGCGGTGCGGGCGAGCGGGCCATCGCCCACTTCCACCATGATCCGGTCGGCGCACAGGGTAATGGCCGAAAGCGGCGTGCGCAGATCATGCGTAAGCACCGCGATCATCGCCTCGTTGAGCTGCAACGCGCGCTCAAGGCGTGCGTTCTGCGCCTTCAGCTGCTGTCGCTGCTGGTACAGCTGCACGAACACATCGACCTTGCCGAGGATGATCCGGGGGTCGATCGGCTTGTGCAGGAAATCCACCGCGCCGGTTTCATAGCCCTTGAACGATCGTGCCGGGTCATTGGGCGAGGCCGTGAGGAAGATGATGGGTACATCACGCGTGCGCTGCGAGCCACGCATCAGCTCCGCCAGCACGAAGCCATCCATATCCGGCATCTGGACATCGAGCAGCGCGAGCGCCACATCGTGGACCAGGAGCAGCTCAAGGGCTTCAGGCCCCGAGGCCGCCTTCAGGATGCGGATATCGTCGCGCGCGAGCAGTGCCTCCATGGCCACGAGGTTCTGCGGCACGTCATCCACGATAAGGACGTTGGCCAGCTCGCGCGTGGCGGCCGGTTCGTCGAGCAAGGTCATCGACAGGGTCATGGGGCTAGGGTTCCAAGCCGGCGGCACAGGTCGCCGAGGGTAACAATGGCATCGGCGCCCGCGTGGGCGATGGCCGAGGCGGGCATGATAGGGGCAACGGCTTCGTCGGGATCCTGGATCCACACGATGCCGCCTTCGCGACGCACGGCAGCCACGCCAGCACTGCCATCACTGCTCGCACCCGTGAGCAGGATGGCGAGCAGGCCTTCGCCGAACACTTCCGCGGCCGATTCGAACAACGGATCGATGGCCGGGCGGGAATACAACACGGGCTCATCGCGGGAGAGCGATACCGTGGTCCGGTCTTCGACCAACAGGTGGTAATCCGGCGGCGCGAACAACACCACGCCGCCGCAGAGCGGCTCCTTGTCCTGGGCCTCGGCCACAGGCAATGCGCACGATCCATCAAGCAGTGCCGGGATGCCGCTGGGTCGGTCACGCGGAATGTGTTGCACGACCAGGACGGGTGCCGGGAACGTCGCAGGGAAGCAACCCAGCACATCGCGCAGGGCTTGCACGCCGCCTGCCGACGCACCAATCACCACCGCCTGCGGGAAAGGCAGGGTCACGACGCTGTCCTCCGGTACAGGCGCTCATGCGGTGCGCACGCCTCGAAATCCGCCGCATGCGCGCCGAACTGCAGGGACTCCTTCGCACCCAGCCCAAGGAAACCCCGGCGCACGAGCGAGTCATGGAACAGGCCAACCGCCCGGTCCTGAAGCTCGCGATTGAAATAGATGAGCACGTTGCGGCACGAGACGAGGTGCACTTCGGAGAACACCGCGTCGGTGGCCAGGCTGTGGTCGGCAAACACCACCTGCTTCTTCAGCCGGCGATCGAAGACGGCACCGCCATAACCGGTGGTGAAGTACTCCGAGAGCGACCGGCGGCCACCGGCTGCCTGGTAGTTCCGGCTGAACAAGGCCATGCGATCGAGCGGGAACACACCGCTCTCCGCCGCCTCGAGCGCGGCCGGGTTGATATCGGTCGCGTAGATCACCGCGCGATCGAGCAGGCCTTCCTCCTCCAGCAGGATCGCCATGGACCACACTTCTTCACCCGTGCTGCACCCGGCGATCCACACCTTGATGCTCGGGTACGTCTTCAGGACAGGGATCGCATGTTCGCGCAACGCCGCGAAATAGCCCGGGTCGCGGAACATCTCCGAGACCTGCACCGTGAAGTACTGCATGGCTTCGGCAAAGAACGCCGGATCGTGGATCACGCGGTGCTGCAGGTCACTCAGCCGCTCCATGCCGTAGCGGCCCATCGCATGGCGCATGCGCCGGCGCAATGAGCTCACCGCGTAGTGGCGAAAGTCGTAGTGGTAGCGCAGGTATACCGCTTCAAGCAGTACCTTGAGCTCCAGGTCGAACAGTTCGGTTTCGGCCGACATCAGTGCCTCGAGCACCACACGCGGCACAGCGATACGAGCTTGTCGATATCGATGGGCTTGGCGATGTAATCGTTGGCACCGGCCGCCAGGCAACGTTCGCGATCATCCGACATGGCCTTAGCGGTCAGCGCGATGATCGGCAGTTCCGCGAAGCGGCTATCCGCGCGGATGCGGCGCATGGCTTCCAGGCCATCCATCTCCGGCATCATGATGTCCATGAGCACCAGGTCCACGTCGGCGTGGGCCAGCCGTTCCACGGCCTCGCGGCCATTGCGGGCGATTTCCAGGCGCACGCCCAGCGGCTCCAGCACGCTGGTGAGGGCGAAGATGTTGCGGACGTCGTCTTCGGCCAGCAGCACGGTACGCCCGTCCAGCATGGCGTCGCGCTTCCGTGCCTCGCGCAGCAAGCGCTGTTGGTCGGTGGGTAGCGAGGCCTCCACGCTGTGCAGGAACAGGGTCACTTCATCAAGCAGGCGCTCCGGCGAACGCGCGCCCTTGATAATGATGCTGCGCGAATAGCGACGCAGGCGCTGCTCTTCCTCGCGGGTGAGCGAGCGGCCGGTGTAGACGATGACCGGCGGGAAGGCGAACGCTTCGCTCGCCGCCATGTGCTCGAGCAGGTCGTAGCCACTGCCGTCCGGCAGCACCAGGTCCATTACCAGGCAATCGAACGTCGCCGTCTGCAGCCGCTCGAGGGCCTCGCGGATACTGCCCACCGCTACGATCTCGAGTTGCTCGCGCGCGAGCAACAGGGTCAGGTTGTTACGTAGATCGGCGTCGTCCTCGACAATCAGCAGGTGACGCATGGTGCGGGCGTAGCGGTCTTCGAGCTGCGCGATCGCATCGACCAGGCGCTCGCGCGTCGCAGGCTTCATCAGGTGACCGACGGCACCGAGTTCCATGGCGAGATGCGCCTGCTCCGTCGCCGAGACCACGTGCACGGGGATATGCCGCGTCGAGGGATCGCGTTTCAGGCGTTCGAGCACGCTGAGGCCGGACACGTCGGGCAAACCGATATCGAGCAGCACGCCGCTCGGTCCATGCGACGCCGCCAGGGCAAGCGCCTCATCGGCGGTGCCGGCCACGACGCAATCGAAATCCAGTTCGTGGGCAAGTTCCACGAGCGCGCGGGCGAAGACGGGATCGTCTTCCACCACCAGGATCAGGCGTCCCGGACGCTGCGGCGAGGCCCGGTCATCGGCCACCGTGGGGATGACTGACACGGCCTGCATGGGTGCGGGCGGCTGCGCCACGGGGCGAGGTGCGTAGACCTTGGGCGCGTAGGCCGCTGCGGGATGTGAAGTCGGCGGTGCTGCCGCAGGCGCGCTGTTGATATACGCCGAGCCGTCGATGGGCAGCTCGAGCGTAAAGGTACTGCCCTGCCCCAGAGCACTCGCAACACTGATGTCGCCGCCCATGCGCTGCGCGAGATCGCGCGAAATGGACAGGCCCAGGCCAGAGCCGCCGAACTTGCGGCTGGTACTGCCGTCGGCCTGGCGGAAGGCTTCGAAGATCACGCCGAGCTGGGCCGGATCGATGCCGATACCGGTATCGGACACCGTGAAGCGAATCCGCTCACCCGGCGCAGCCTCGACACGCAACGCGACCTCGCCCGCCTCGGTGAACTTCACCGCGTTGGCGACCAGGTTCTTCACGACCTGTCGAAGGCGCTGCTCATCGCCGATCAGCCGGGTTGGCGCGCCCGGCGCCAGCTCGATGCGCAGCCCAAGGCCCTTCT
This genomic interval carries:
- a CDS encoding chemotaxis protein CheB — protein: MTLPFPQAVVIGASAGGVQALRDVLGCFPATFPAPVLVVQHIPRDRPSGIPALLDGSCALPVAEAQDKEPLCGGVVLFAPPDYHLLVEDRTTVSLSRDEPVLYSRPAIDPLFESAAEVFGEGLLAILLTGASSDGSAGVAAVRREGGIVWIQDPDEAVAPIMPASAIAHAGADAIVTLGDLCRRLGTLAP
- a CDS encoding CheR family methyltransferase, which gives rise to MPRVVLEALMSAETELFDLELKVLLEAVYLRYHYDFRHYAVSSLRRRMRHAMGRYGMERLSDLQHRVIHDPAFFAEAMQYFTVQVSEMFRDPGYFAALREHAIPVLKTYPSIKVWIAGCSTGEEVWSMAILLEEEGLLDRAVIYATDINPAALEAAESGVFPLDRMALFSRNYQAAGGRRSLSEYFTTGYGGAVFDRRLKKQVVFADHSLATDAVFSEVHLVSCRNVLIYFNRELQDRAVGLFHDSLVRRGFLGLGAKESLQFGAHAADFEACAPHERLYRRTAS
- a CDS encoding response regulator → MNQKQLARDRTIWAAVFVILAATLGIDAVTPLGYSVWVFYFFAVALTVFQSRREIPFIVALVATVLVAIGYELSPPSLAEGHSVINRCMGAGSLWVIAAVVAQTLRGRIAAERTLWLQEGQNAVAHALRGEQSPEEIGVHAVRALCRRLEAQVGALYRADGRQLILCDGVGLPPEHPAVLPRVGGLLGDALAEGEPRLFNALADTHLAVATTLGQTAPTEVFLMPVTADGYPVGVIEIGRVGGRDLHGADLDLLRRCAESIGVALRTSAMRQRQNELLEETQRQSEELQTQQEELRVANEELEEQSRSLQQSHASLEAQQAELEQTNVQLEERTHELERQRQTLVMAQADLARNARSLEATSRYKSEFLANMSHELRTPLNSSLILAKLLMDNKDGTLTDEQVRYAGAIHASNNDLLTLINDILDLSRIEAGHVEIAAEPLAVDAVLERVRETFEPLTGEKGLGLRIELAPGAPTRLIGDEQRLRQVVKNLVANAVKFTEAGEVALRVEAAPGERIRFTVSDTGIGIDPAQLGVIFEAFRQADGSTSRKFGGSGLGLSISRDLAQRMGGDISVASALGQGSTFTLELPIDGSAYINSAPAAAPPTSHPAAAYAPKVYAPRPVAQPPAPMQAVSVIPTVADDRASPQRPGRLILVVEDDPVFARALVELAHELDFDCVVAGTADEALALAASHGPSGVLLDIGLPDVSGLSVLERLKRDPSTRHIPVHVVSATEQAHLAMELGAVGHLMKPATRERLVDAIAQLEDRYARTMRHLLIVEDDADLRNNLTLLLAREQLEIVAVGSIREALERLQTATFDCLVMDLVLPDGSGYDLLEHMAASEAFAFPPVIVYTGRSLTREEEQRLRRYSRSIIIKGARSPERLLDEVTLFLHSVEASLPTDQQRLLREARKRDAMLDGRTVLLAEDDVRNIFALTSVLEPLGVRLEIARNGREAVERLAHADVDLVLMDIMMPEMDGLEAMRRIRADSRFAELPIIALTAKAMSDDRERCLAAGANDYIAKPIDIDKLVSLCRVWCSRH